A stretch of DNA from Pongo abelii isolate AG06213 chromosome 10, NHGRI_mPonAbe1-v2.0_pri, whole genome shotgun sequence:
AGGCAGAACTCAGCATGGCACAGGCACACATACATGAGATAACACAGGATAGCAAGACAAGCCATTTCAGGGAAACTGGCTAGGCTTTCAGCCCACTAACCTTGCTCTGGTACAAGGACTCGGCCTCAGCTTTGCTCTTCTGGGCTATATCCTCGTACTGGGCCTTGACCTCAGCAATGATGCTGTCCAGGTCGAGACTGCGGTTGTTGTCCATAGAGAGGATGACATTAGTTTCACTGATTTGAGTCTGCATCTGAGACAACTCCTGCAAGACATAATAGGTTAGTGACTCTTACAgcactaaaacaaaaaacaacttagaGAAAGCAGtcaggaaataaaagataaatatgtatTCTTCTGAATCGTTGTGGCTTCAGGCTTAAAAACTCTCCATTTAGATAAACTTGGTTGAAACTGGAAGACTTACTGCTTGGTAGAGTGCTGTAAGGAAATCAATTTCCTGCTGCAAGTTGTCAAGTTTGGCCTGAAGGTCCACCTTGGTCATATAAGCACCATCCACATCCTAGAGGAACAAGGGACATCATGAAGGCACATTCTCTCCAGGGCAGGTCCCTCTCATTACCTGTGAGGGGATTCTCCAAGCAAAAAAGGAGCTTTGGGtctactccactcctttttaCCCCAGGTAAATCACAGTTTCCTGATTGCCCCACCCCCAGATAGCACCATCAATGGAGTGTGCCTGGCTGGCTGAGAACCTGCCTCTCCACTTACTATGTAAGGTGCTGGGAAATACGGAGAAGCCAAGTGCCTGGATCAGTCCAGGTCCGTGATTATGTGAAAATATAGCCCCACTCCATATACTCCTCAGGTCTACTACCTGGCTCTCCATATCATGGCTGCTTTCTGCTTAGTAATTGGAGACCCTCTTCccttatttatttcaaatgtgaGTTCCGTCTTACAGAATTTGCTCACCTTCTTGATGGTCACAAATTCATTCTCTGCATTTGTTCGCTTGTTGATTTCATCCTCATACCTGCAGAAAAGCAGAAACAATTAGGAGATTCAGAGGTGGTAAGACCTGAAGTCCAGCATTCTAGACTAAAGGTGGCATTGCCTATCACTGCCTTTCTTTATGAACCTAGGACATATTGGCCACTCCTTTCTACTGAGCAATAAAACCACTAGACTATTTCCATCTCCTGAGAAAATGAAGATTTCTGAAAATGTCAAACTGATGTGCCTCTAACCTAAGAAAAGACATAGCTACATGCTGCTTCATGATCTTAGCTTATCACTTTCTGGAACTCTTTTAGAGCAAAAGTTAAGAACTGCCCAGACAGGGTCCCTTACTTGTTCCGGTAATCCTCCACCAAGTCCTGCATGTTCTTCAGTTCCGAATCCAACCGAGACTGATCATTCTTCAGTTGGTCCACTCTCCTTCTGAGATTGTTGATGAATGACTCAAAGTAGGGCTCTAAATTATGGGTTCTAGTGGAGGTATCTACCTGCTGCAGCAGCTCCCATTTTGTTTGCAGTACCTGGTTCTGCTGCTCCAGGAACCTCACCTAAAAACACAAGACCCCATTACTCCTGATGCAGAAATGGGGTCCCATAGCCATGAAGGCCTGTGCCTCATTTGGAAAAGAACTTCAATTCCTATCTTCTGACCATGACAGAGAAATAGGAAGAAGATGATCAAGTTAACATCATCTGCATAACAAAACCCAACTCGCTAATTCAGAGAGGGCTTGGAAGGGAGTAACTAAACAAATACCAATAGCAAAGTGCATACAGAATTATTGCAATTATGTTTTGAAATCGGTGCATGGTATTTAAGAGATTTGCCTTCCAAAATTTTGTTAGGCATATTACCATAAAAACTGGTTTGCATCCCCAGGGCACACACACATTTCAAAAGTATATCAGGAAAATTCAAAATTGGATTTGAAATTTGTTGTGGATAACCTTGGATTGGCACTATTAATGAttaagcaaaaagtaaaaaaaaaatggtttatcTGAGTTTTTTAGAGCTGATTTTTGGAGATATTAGTATAAAAAAACTCTAGCCTCATCCAGTACCAATGTAAAATTATTAGAAGGCAGAACTCCCCTCTGACAGCAAAAGATGTTTGGCACTGACTTACTACATGTTTTCTGCTACAATAACACCCTATACTATGTTCACACTCAGCTCCCTTTCTATGGTTAGGAAGACCTTTCCAGGATTCTCACTTGCACCCTGGAAAGTTCAATTAGCCCCATTTCTATTATCTTCATTCAACAGATATGAGTCCCAAGTCAGCTCAAGAGCTGAATAAAAAGCACTTAAATGTTAATGTCACACTGATCCATCTTTAGGTAGACCAGGAACCCTTTGTCCAAGAGAGAGTCATTAGCACCATTCACAAGCATACTTCTAACATATCTCTTAGGAGACCATTCCACAAAACATCCTTTTAATCACGTAAACATGGAAACTTGAGGTTCAAACCTACATGTGTTTTGACTGCACCAATCCCAAGTGGACCAGCAGCAGCCCTACCAGTGCAATGAGAGAGAAACTCACCTTGTCAATGAAGGAGGCAAATTGGTTGTTGAGTGACTTGATTTGCTCCCTTTCTCGAGACTTCACTTTTTGAATCTCAGGGTCAATCTCCACATTGAGGGGCTGAAGAAGGCTCTGGTTGATAGTGACTTCTTGTATGCCACCAGGAGGGCAGACAGGCCCATAACCACCCCCATATCCACCACCCCCAAAGCCACCTCCaccaaaaccaccaccaccactgccaaaACCACCAAAGCCACCACCCCCAATGCCACCGCCACCAAAGCCACCACCaccaaaaccaccaccaccaaagccACCACCACCATAACCACCACCAAAGCCACTACCACGTCCACCTCCTCTAGCCACACTTATGGAGATGCTTTTACTGCCACCAAGGTTAACAAGACTCCGACTTCCAAATCCACCACCAGCACCAaagctaccaccaccaccaccacagcttGAAAAtctcccaccacctcctccactgCGGCGTGTGGAGCTGCTGGTGGTCCTGCGCTGGTAGTTGATGATCCCAGCAGAGCCAGAGCTGAAGCCCCCTCCACTTCGGTACCCAGACCTGGAACTAAACTGTCGACTCATGTTGACTTAGAGAAAAGTAGGAGCAAGGTAGAGTAAGGGAAGGAGCTAAACACTCCTCTACCCCAAGCATAGAGACTTCCCCTTATATACAGGGAAGAAATTGGGCTTGGTCCTCTAGAGTCAGCGGAGATGCAGTGCCTGTCAAGGGTTTGGCTTGCCTGCAGCCATACAAGATTTTTACGAGCCTCAACAATATGATAAACACTACACACCTAGCTCCCAGGATGGGCTCTCAAAATTGCTGTGCATGCAAGATCGGTTCATGTGGTAATTATTTTATCACACAAGATCTTCCTTCAAGCATTTGTGGCTTTGGGAAAACAGGACCCCACATCTGATACCTGGTGTTTCTTGGTAGGATTTCATAACCCCCATCACAAAGGCATGAAAGTTTCTATTCTCACCTTGCCCTTGTGAGCTACCAAGCACACTCTCTTACCATGCACAGCAGGTGCAATTCCCCTGCTTGGATCTCAGAAGGAGCTCTCTGGCCCATTTCTAAGATCTTCCTTCCAAACTCCAGAGCTCACTCAGTTACACCCTGACAAAGAGAAAGGGCTTtaataactaaaaaattaaaaggtctTTCATAAATATAAGCTTTATAAATATACCACAGTGATTAATTAAAGGAAGAGAAGCTGTCATTGAAcaagatggatgagtgggtggtcTGGAAGAACCAGAAGGGagagacatttttttctctgtttctcagttactccttttcttgtttcttttcttcaaagATAGAGCAGGAGACAGACACCAGCAACAGAAAACAGGTAGCAATGGATAGCATGCAAACGCCCTTGAGTGAAAAAGCCCACAGAGCAGTGAGACGAGTAGATAGAAGCTCTAGGACATTTTGTAAAGCACGGGGTGGAGGTGAGGTTTGACAGGTGATTCAAGCCTCACACTGGActgcaaagagagagagataaatgcAGATTTGGAAGGGAGGACAATGAGAGGTGTCTGGAGAGCCTGATCTGAGAAGTTTAAATTGTTTCTGgaggtaataataatgataatatctaACATGTATCAAAAACTGAccctgtaccaggcactgttctgcgTAGCACATATGTATTAACTTGCTTAATTTTCACAACTTTGAGATAGATGCTATTTTTCtccccatttataaaatgaggaagctgagacacaGGGGTTGAATAACGTGATCAAGTCTACACAGTTGTTAAGTGGGGTGGCTGCGATTTGAAGCAAGAATACCTAGCTATCTTGTGCAAGATCCTAAACAGCATCTTGTATGACAGCACAGCAGCCGAATTCAAGTCATTCTGCCTCCTGTGTGTAAAGCCAGACAGCACAGAAAGTGCCCCACCACAGACAGCTCTGAGGGCAGAAGGCCTGTTTTATCACTCTGAGTCCTTGGCTCCTGGCACATGCAAGCCTTGGAAAATGTTTCTTCAATTCACTCTGAGAAGGGGATTTTGGTGGCACAGAGTTTAGTGAGGAGATTTTACTTCCATCCAAGTGCAAGAGCACCTGGCATGCATTGCAATGGACCAGGAGACCTCAGGGGCCTTCCTGGAGAGCAGCACTTGATCAATATCAATGGATAATAGTGGCACTGAGATCTGGACAGACCAGAAGCCCATGCAGACTTTCATTCAAAGACTTCTTAGAAGCCTGGCGTGGTCCCCAGGCCTGCATATAAACACAGAATTGAAGACTCAAAGGGGAGAAGCCAGCTCTAACTTCAGCTGGCTCCAAGCAACCATAGATGTACATGGGAAGTCTCCACTATGGTGTGCAAGATCTGTGGGAGAAAGGGAGTCTGTGAAGATCATCTGGTCCCATTGCTCTGTGGCTCTGAATCTGGCTGGCTGTGTctgtcctttccattgcactcttcGCTATTGAGCCTTGTCCCTCTTCTCCTCCCAGTTTTTGCCCTATACCCTCCTCCAGAAAGTGCCCCTCACCACTCCCCTGCTACCCCTCTCCCTCGCCATCACTGTGGCACTGCTGTCTAGGACTCTGTCCTAGCACTAAAATCCTTCGGCTGCTAAACCAACCATCTCTTTAGGGAATGAGTAATTCAGGTCTTGTTAGGAACAATGGAGACTGGGACAGTCTTGGCATGGTAATGACTGTTGCCTAATCATTTTCTGACAGgcaatcaaaattattttagttcaGCATACTCCCTCATGAGACATATTGTTCTGCACAATCGATTCCTTCTAGCATTTTGGAGgggtgtgagtatgtgtgtgcacacatgtttgtgtgcatgtgtgtgccagCCAAAAACAGATCTTGGCAGTGATGCACACTCCCATCCTTGAACTAAGAAACTGACATACAGAAAAATCAAAGGTTTGGATGGCTAGGGAATTGGTAGACAACTTAGCGGCAAAACATACTCCAGGTGCTCCTGTGAGAAGGGAGAAATGCAGGACTAGAAGGAATAAGCACCATAAACCTTACATTTGCACAGCTTACATTTGCACAGCTTACCCCACCAAACACATATGCAAAGAGCATCCCACAAGAGCCCTGAGAACTGGGCAATCAAGCTGTTCTCAACCCATTTCATGAAACAGAAAACTGATTCTCAGAGATTAAGTGGCTTCCTCTAGACACTCCGGCTAGGAAAAGACACATCTGGGACCAGAACCTGGGTTTTCTGATTTCAATTCAAGTGACATTCCTCCTGAACTGGGAAGAGGCTCAAAGACAGGCAAGTGGAACTGGGCCCTATAAACGAGTACACAGAGAATTACAGAATGTTCCCATTCATGGGGCCTCAAAGGTCACATCATCTAACCTGCCTCACAGAGAAGTGAGAGAACAGgcccaaaaaagtaaaaaaaaaaaaaaaaaaaagtgtccaagTCATAAGTCAATTCCTGAGACTCTTCCAATTGCTGAATCAAACTCCTATTCTTTTTCCACTGCCCACTTACGAGGCAGCCCAACAGAGCTGGAGCTGCAGTGCTGCCAGACCAGGCCCGTCATCTCCTGTGATGTCCCCAGGATCAGCATGGGTGTGTGGGACATGAAGAACCACATGCAGgaaaggtgtgagccacacacTCTCTCCTGGCTTACTTATGTACTGTGCATTtatgaaataaagacaaaatgagagagaaagagaccctAACATTTACAGGCAGCAACTATGTTGTTAGGAGCCACATCGCATTTAAATACCACACAAAGTATGCGTGGTGGGAGCTCTTAGCCCCGTTTTAAAGGAAAGGCATCTTAGGTTTATAGAGGTTGAAATACGTGCCCAAAGTCATCCAGCAGGTAACTGACAAGCCACGCTTGCCTCACTCCAGAGTCCAAGTCCACCGCATCGCATGGGCTCCTTCTGTCATCGGCCTGCTCTCACCACCAGCACCTCCTACATCTTACCCTGCTCACACACTCCCCTGGCCTCACGCCTTGACCCCTTCACTCTCATGCTTTGCCCAGACTGTTCAACCCTCTTCTTCCCTTTCCATCCCTGTTCCTCTCTGTCTTCCAAGCCCACTTCTACTCTTCTCTTCTCTGAAAGGTCTTCTGGTTGCCTCGGCAACTTGCCACAAATCCCTACCCATAGTCAAGCTCTGGGCCACCAAAGATCTCAATTCCTGAGCATTTGGTCCTGAATCTGTTTTCGGTCCATCAGGCCTGGCGGGCAAATGCCTTCATCTCTTGCTCAAGCAGGCAGCGGACAGGTCCAGATCTCATCTCCTCCAGGAAGTTTTCCTCAGTCCACACCAGGCAAGTGCTCTATTGGTCTCTTTTTCCAAGCTCAGCTGCTGCCAGACTCAGTACATATTGATGCATTGGTTGGCTCATTTTCATGCATGTGCTTGTGTGTTTCCTGGCCCCTCAATCGCTCTGTAAGCCTTTGGAAAGTAAGACTAAGTCCCCTGTGTCTTTTGATGCCCTTCCAGCATCCCACATGGCCCCTTATACTTGAGAGTTACCCCAGCGGTGCTGGATTACAGAGCACCAAAACACCCCCACCCAAGGACTCACACACACAACCCAGAACTGATCATTGAGATGAGGCTGCCAGGGGCTCGCTGTGGGGCATGGGCAGGAGCAGGTGTGGTGATGTTTTGAGAGCTTTTTGTGGGATGGGACCGAGAAAAGAGTGAAGAGAGACATGCAGTGACAAGCCACCCAGCCCTGAGGGACTCCACCAGGGACGTGGGACAGGGAAATCCCAGGGGAGTGGGGAAAATTGAGGCCTGGGCGGAGTGAAGAGAAATCACAGACAATGGGGAGGCGGGGTGAGATGTTGAAAGCAGCCAGGCAGCAAAGGAGGGGCCAAGGCTTCTTATGCAGGAGGGAGAGCTGCAGACAGAGGGGTAGCCCTGTTTGGGACGGACAGCAAAGAAGGAGGTCCCCAGGAGTCACTCACGAGCAAGGCTGGAGCACAGCAGAGTCCAGGAAGGAGGAAACCAAAGATGAGCACAGAGGAGAGAGGCGGTGGGGCCCATCTTACTCTGTGCCATGGAGGCTGCCAGGCCTGGGCTCTGCTCCTGATTCTGCACTGCTCTAGGCAGGtcactgaacctctctgagcctaagTTTCCTTCCTCTGTAAAAAGGAGGCTCTATGTACCTTCCAGGGAAACTGAAGCATAGTAGAggatagataaagaaaaaaggagccgggcgcggtggctcacgcctgtaatcccagcaccttgggaggtcgaggtgggcggatcacgaggccaggagatcgagaccatcctggctaacacagtgaaaccccgtctctactaaaaatacaaaaaaaaaaaattagcccggcgtggtggcaggcgcctgtagtcccagctactcgggaggctgaggcaggagaatggcctgaacccaggagacggagcttgcagtgagccgagatctcgccactgcactccagcctgggctacagagtgagactccatctcaaaaaaggaaaaaaggaaagatttttcCCTCATTCTTGCATTTGAGAGAACCCAGAAGCTGAtataataatcagaaaaaaaaaaactttagaacaAGCCCATGATTTACTGGAAACAGTGAAAAGGCTGCAATAGGACATTTAAGCCCTTGACATGGGCCCATTTCTCATCTTGTGAGAGAAAGCCTTAAGGAGTCCACGGACCTGCCCTGGGAAAGCTAGGGGGCATCACGTGGAAGAAGGGATCACAGGTGCATCACTGGGCACACCTGAGGCTGGAGGGAGCTGGGGCCAGATGTGAGGAGCCTTTGCCCTCACTGCAGAGTGCCTGCTCTGCAGGGGGAGCACAAACACTGAGGGCTGAGCACACAGGGGCAGGTGTGGAGGTCAGAATGCACACTTAGAGCCCCCTGGAAGCCCTTCCAAGCTTGGGATTGGGCCACTCGCAGCCGGTCCTCCATGCTAGAAAACCTCCCAATACCCCAAATTCCCAGCCAGCCCTGCAACAGAGCATTGATCAACCTGAAGACATCCCATTTCCCGGACTGACCAGAAAGCTGATAAAACCAGGACAACCTTGAAGAGGGACCTTCAAGCTCAGTGTAATGCCCAGTAATTTGCTGGACTTCTTTCCCTGGGACAAAATTAACAAGCAAATGGCTCATTAATTTGAAGATGCATTCTGGGCCAAAAGGCTGGGTAACTGAAAAGAGATGACATTCTCAAGAGACTTTTCCTTAGATCAGGAACTTTCCCAGCCCAGAAACGCACACCTTGTCTAAGGTCAGATGCGGTTAGAATTTTACTGAGTCAATGATTGCTCCTCCAGTTCGCCATGTCCTCAGATCAAAATCTCCGTGGATGAGAAGTTGGtggaattaaatttatatttccagAGTGCCCCACCCAGACACCCTGCCTCTCGGAGCAAAGAGCAGCTGGCAGACTTTCCCTGGGACTCGCACCAACCCAGGTGTTTGCTCCCTCCTGCCAGCCTCTTGGTTTGATTGATGAATGGGCCTGCTTGGCTCTCCCTCTGAGTAACTGCCTTGTGGGAATAGTA
This window harbors:
- the KRT1 gene encoding keratin, type II cytoskeletal 1, whose translation is MSRQFSSRSGYRSGGGFSSGSAGIINYQRRTTSSSTRRSGGGGGRFSSCGGGGGSFGAGGGFGSRSLVNLGGSKSISISVARGGGRGSGFGGGYGGGGFGGGGFGGGGFGGGGIGGGGFGGFGSGGGGFGGGGFGGGGYGGGYGPVCPPGGIQEVTINQSLLQPLNVEIDPEIQKVKSREREQIKSLNNQFASFIDKVRFLEQQNQVLQTKWELLQQVDTSTRTHNLEPYFESFINNLRRRVDQLKNDQSRLDSELKNMQDLVEDYRNKYEDEINKRTNAENEFVTIKKDVDGAYMTKVDLQAKLDNLQQEIDFLTALYQAELSQMQTQISETNVILSMDNNRSLDLDSIIAEVKAQYEDIAQKSKAEAESLYQSKYEELQITAGRHGDSVRNSKIEISELNRVIQRLRSEIDNVKKQISNLQQSISDAEQRGENALKDAKNKLNDLEDALQQAKEDLARLLRDYQELMNTKLALDLEIATYRTLLEGEESRMSGECAPNVSVSVSTSHTTISGGGGRGGGGGGYSSGGSSYGSGGGSYGSGGGGGGGRGSYGSGGGSYGSGGGGGGHGSYGSGSSSGGYRGGSGGGGGGGSSGGRGSGGGSSGGSIGGRGSSSGGVKSSGGSSSVKFVSTTYSGVTR